Proteins found in one Planococcus citri chromosome 2, ihPlaCitr1.1, whole genome shotgun sequence genomic segment:
- the Pex16 gene encoding peroxisomal membrane protein PEX16 — MELVRNIRPIIREYEKWVGGHPCTSAEVESAIKYLSYLFTSQFENSNLLSELIFTLSKLLAFFNDQIIYRRVSKSDVPNPYESKLKKWLTIINHCEVFIELSAQKAWGSRGKWMIIVAIQLFKSTIRLCLLFYHKEQIVEVLPIPALDRKNLDNGTSNLPNLPLNRNAVSLKNGKMIRTVEAAPSIENRTWKALNDRTLGVNKEDKILTDEQIKGEILYIVKPLLHLGSMYCFGQKSWKSWLIAFSLDVASLRLISKANGRELEQFSKRQRVEVIRRTMILFMYLMRSPFFDRQTKQTLFVMLTRFSRVPMLGVFFKSLLEYLPQWQQTYFYLWSS, encoded by the exons ATGGAACTCGTACGAAATATTCGACCAATTATTAGAGAATATGAGAAATGGGTCGGAGGACATCCTTGTACATCGGCAGAAGTAGAATCCGCCATTAAATACCTGTCATATCTCTTCACGA GTCAGTTCGAGAATTCTAATCTATTGTCCGAGTTAATCTTCACGTTATCTAAACTTCTGGCGTTTTTCAACGATCAAATCATCTACAGGAGGGTTTCGAAATCTGATGTTCCAAATCCGTACGAGAGTAAATTGAAGAAATGGCTCACAATTATTAACCATTGCGAAGTATTTATCGAACTGAGCGCTCAAAAGGCATGGGGTAGTCGTGGAAAATGGATGATCATCGTTGCTATTCAACTATTCAA GAGCACGATACGTCTTTGTCTGCTGTTCTACCATAAAGAGCAGATTGTGGAAGTTCTCCCAATCCCAGCTCTCGACCGGAAAAACCTCGACAATGGTACCAGCAACCTTCCCAATTTACCCCTCAATCGAAACGctgtttctttaaaaaatggcaaaatgatTCGAACTGTAGAAGCAG CTCCGTCCATAGAAAATAGGACTTGGAAAGCTTTGAATGATCGTACCTTGGGAGTCAATAAAGAAGATAAAATACTAACTGACGAGCAAATCAAAGGCGAA ATACTTTACATTGTAAAACCATTGTTACATTTAGGCAGTATGTATTGTTTTGGGCAGAAATCTTGGAAATCTTGGTTAATTGCCTTCTCTTTGGATGTTGCCAG ttTGCGTTTGATATCAAAAGCCAACGGAAGAGAATTAGAGCAGTTTAGCAAAAGACAACGAGTAGAGGTTATTCGTCGTACCATGATTTTATTCATGTACCTGATGAGATCTCCATTTTTCGACAGACAAACCAAACAGACGTTGTTTGTAATGCTAACAAGATTTTCACGCGTTCCCATGTTgggagtatttttcaaatcattactGGAATATTTGCCACAATGGCAACAAACTTATTTCTATCTATGGTCgtcgtaa
- the Synd gene encoding protein kinase C and casein kinase substrate in neurons protein 1 isoform X1 — MSHHSDDNLLVASSDSFWEPGNYKRTTKRIEDGYKLCNDLITLIQERAEIEKAYAKSLKGWAKKWNELIEKGPEYGTTEAAWKGTLVEAERLCDVHNRVKDDLCNEVMQQVKTWQKDTYHKTVLHIKERKEMEDAFKKAQKPWCKLLTKVNKAKSDYHTACKAERSAANQEKNASNDSTFSQDQMKKIQDRVQKAKEEVQKGKEKYELALQELNSYNPKYMEDMTVVFDKCQEMEAQRLQFFKDVLFTVHKYLNISKDPVIPQIYEEFYHTITNADREKDLKWWSNNHGVNMAMNWPVFEDYIEEFRDISKGKIKESLPAGPITLINQRPVAEDLHDYSTSNNKMSTKKINASERVITRENVTEPKSSSITTEQRQNSDKSPQKNGPTSPSRHSITNGSGGNQKGESNPFEEEEWDEDVNDALIDNGEPGIPVRALYDYEGAESDELSFKQGDLFEKLEEEDEQGWCKGRKEGRVGLYPANYVEPVA, encoded by the exons ATGTCACACCACAGTGACGATAATTTACTAGTGGCCAGCAGCGATTCATTTTGGGAACCCGGTAATTATAAAAGAACGACGAAACGAATCGAAGATGGATACAAGCTGTGCAACGATTTGATTACACTAATTCAAGAAAGAGCTGAAATCGAGAAAGCGTACGCGAAAAGTCTTAAAGGATGGGCAAAAAAATGGAACGAATTGATCGAAAAAG GTCCGGAATATGGAACAACGGAAGCCGCCTGGAAAGGTACCTTGGTAGAAGCCGAAAGGTTATGCGACGTTCACAATCGAGTAAAAGATGATTTATGCAACGAAGTCATGCAACAAGTGAAAACATGGCAAAAAGATACTTACCATAAA ACCGTGCTGCATATTAAAGAACGTAAAGAAATGGAAGACgcgttcaaaaaagctcaaaaaccaTGGTGCAAATTATTAACTAAAGTGAACAAAGCTAAAAGCGATTACCATACGGCTTGTAAAGCTGAAAGATCGGCAGCCAATCAAGAGAAAAATGCCAGTAACGATAGTACCTTCTCTCAAGATCAG atgaaaaaaatccaagatcGCGTACAAAAAGCGAAAGAAGAAGTgcaaaaaggaaaagaaaaatacgaattaGCATTACAAGAATTGAACAGTTATAATCCGAAATATATGGAAGATATGACCGTTGTATTTGACAAATGTCAAGAAATGGAAGCCCAaagattgcaatttttcaaagatgttTTATTCACTGTACACAAATACTTAAATATTTCTAAAGATCCTGT catTCCTCAAATTTACGAAGAATTTTACCACACGATTACGAACGCCGACCGTGAAAAAGATTTGAAATGGTGGTCCAATAATCACGGAGTGAATATGGCCATGAATTGGCCCGTTTTCGAG GATTACATTGAAGAGTTTCGCGATATATCTAAAGGAAAGATTAAAGAATCATTACCAGCCGGACCTATTACTTTAATCAATCAACGTCCAGTGGCCGAAGATTTGCAT GATTATTCGACGAGCAATAACAAAATGTCGACTAAGAAAATCAACGCATCGGAACGAGTTATCACGCGTGAAAATGTTACGGAACCTAAATCATCTTCGATTACGACCGAACAACGGCAAAATAGCGATAAATCGCCTCAGAAGAATGGCCCGACGTCTCCGAGTAGACATTCTATAAC CAACGGCAGCGGCGGTAATCAAAAAGGAGAATCTAATCCGTTCGAAGAAGAAGAATGGGACGAAGACGTAAACGACGCATTAATAGATAACGGAGAACCCGGTATACCTGTCAGAGCTCTATACGATTACGAAGGAGCTGAATCGGATGAATTGAGTTTTAAACAAG gagatttatttgaaaaattagaagaagaagACGAGCAAGGTTGGTGTAAAGGAAGAAAAGAAGGTCGCGTAGGGTTATATCCGGCAAATTACGTGGAACCAGTCGCGTAA
- the Mpv17 gene encoding protein Mpv17: MQSIRVFRYYQKLLHDRPYVVQSVQTVTLMSIGDIISQSCVEKKGFSQINYYRVAKFGSVGLVLGPALTSWYRFLDKLQFKSLKFVLVRKIAMDQMIFAPFAVGSITSLVSFFDGQTTQEVKQRLQADFFTILLNNYKLWPFVQYVNFSLVPLDYRVLVTQCVGVAWNTYLAWKLNAEKT; encoded by the exons ATGCAATCGATCAGGGTATTTAggtattatcaaaaattactgcaCGACCGGCCTTACGTCGTCCAATCTGTACAGACAG TTACTTTAATGTCTATCGGAGATATAATTTCTCAATCGTGTGTCGAAAAGAAGGGATTTAGTCAGATTAATTATTACAGAGTTGCTAAATTTGGATCAGTTGGGTTAGTGTTG GGACCTGCGTTAACTTCATGGTACCGGTTTCTCGACAAATTGCAattcaaatcattgaaattcGTCCTGGTGAGAAAAATTGCCATGGATCAGATGATTTTCGCACCTTTTGCAGTAGGTTCCATCACATCTCTGGTGTCGTTTTTCGATGGTCAAACCACACAGGAAGTTAAGCAAAGATTGCAagctgattttttcaccatactTCTGAATAATTATAAG CTGTGGCCTTTCGTTCAATACGTGAATTTTTCCTTGGTTCCTTTGGATTATAGAGTTTTAGTTACACAATGCGTTGGTGTGGCGTGGAATACTTATTTAGCTTGGAAATTGAACGCAGAGAAGACGTAA
- the Synd gene encoding protein kinase C and casein kinase substrate in neurons protein 1 isoform X2: MSHHSDDNLLVASSDSFWEPGNYKRTTKRIEDGYKLCNDLITLIQERAEIEKAYAKSLKGWAKKWNELIEKGPEYGTTEAAWKGTLVEAERLCDVHNRVKDDLCNEVMQQVKTWQKDTYHKTVLHIKERKEMEDAFKKAQKPWCKLLTKVNKAKSDYHTACKAERSAANQEKNASNDSTFSQDQMKKIQDRVQKAKEEVQKGKEKYELALQELNSYNPKYMEDMTVVFDKCQEMEAQRLQFFKDVLFTVHKYLNISKDPVIPQIYEEFYHTITNADREKDLKWWSNNHGVNMAMNWPVFEDYSTSNNKMSTKKINASERVITRENVTEPKSSSITTEQRQNSDKSPQKNGPTSPSRHSITNGSGGNQKGESNPFEEEEWDEDVNDALIDNGEPGIPVRALYDYEGAESDELSFKQGDLFEKLEEEDEQGWCKGRKEGRVGLYPANYVEPVA, translated from the exons ATGTCACACCACAGTGACGATAATTTACTAGTGGCCAGCAGCGATTCATTTTGGGAACCCGGTAATTATAAAAGAACGACGAAACGAATCGAAGATGGATACAAGCTGTGCAACGATTTGATTACACTAATTCAAGAAAGAGCTGAAATCGAGAAAGCGTACGCGAAAAGTCTTAAAGGATGGGCAAAAAAATGGAACGAATTGATCGAAAAAG GTCCGGAATATGGAACAACGGAAGCCGCCTGGAAAGGTACCTTGGTAGAAGCCGAAAGGTTATGCGACGTTCACAATCGAGTAAAAGATGATTTATGCAACGAAGTCATGCAACAAGTGAAAACATGGCAAAAAGATACTTACCATAAA ACCGTGCTGCATATTAAAGAACGTAAAGAAATGGAAGACgcgttcaaaaaagctcaaaaaccaTGGTGCAAATTATTAACTAAAGTGAACAAAGCTAAAAGCGATTACCATACGGCTTGTAAAGCTGAAAGATCGGCAGCCAATCAAGAGAAAAATGCCAGTAACGATAGTACCTTCTCTCAAGATCAG atgaaaaaaatccaagatcGCGTACAAAAAGCGAAAGAAGAAGTgcaaaaaggaaaagaaaaatacgaattaGCATTACAAGAATTGAACAGTTATAATCCGAAATATATGGAAGATATGACCGTTGTATTTGACAAATGTCAAGAAATGGAAGCCCAaagattgcaatttttcaaagatgttTTATTCACTGTACACAAATACTTAAATATTTCTAAAGATCCTGT catTCCTCAAATTTACGAAGAATTTTACCACACGATTACGAACGCCGACCGTGAAAAAGATTTGAAATGGTGGTCCAATAATCACGGAGTGAATATGGCCATGAATTGGCCCGTTTTCGAG GATTATTCGACGAGCAATAACAAAATGTCGACTAAGAAAATCAACGCATCGGAACGAGTTATCACGCGTGAAAATGTTACGGAACCTAAATCATCTTCGATTACGACCGAACAACGGCAAAATAGCGATAAATCGCCTCAGAAGAATGGCCCGACGTCTCCGAGTAGACATTCTATAAC CAACGGCAGCGGCGGTAATCAAAAAGGAGAATCTAATCCGTTCGAAGAAGAAGAATGGGACGAAGACGTAAACGACGCATTAATAGATAACGGAGAACCCGGTATACCTGTCAGAGCTCTATACGATTACGAAGGAGCTGAATCGGATGAATTGAGTTTTAAACAAG gagatttatttgaaaaattagaagaagaagACGAGCAAGGTTGGTGTAAAGGAAGAAAAGAAGGTCGCGTAGGGTTATATCCGGCAAATTACGTGGAACCAGTCGCGTAA